A portion of the Hoplias malabaricus isolate fHopMal1 chromosome 1, fHopMal1.hap1, whole genome shotgun sequence genome contains these proteins:
- the LOC136686151 gene encoding sialoadhesin-like, whose translation MARLLLLHLILNGVLFSVTWAWSVNMPRNIQGLHGSCLVIPCSFSYSYSPPTNPDRIVWYQYVSRGYPLVYDGLFPEKVIGKFRGKTSLYLSKEPNKCSLLIKDLDQSHHEEKIYTWIDPEHVGSSTYHFYDVTSTILIKTSAERPSIHSFGGSQIGETITVQCSTSHTCPANKPTLTLSGIENKEGTSDKFEDDDIGDGKWKITLIRKGILKSDNQRFDCIVNHPGGLSASATKEHTGKWYEELRMETIGLYVLTPLFICLLLCAVAGVVIYRKRKESRPVSGV comes from the exons ATGGCCAGACTTCTGCTACTGCATTTAATTTTAAACG GTGTCCTGTTCAGTGTGACCTGGGCGTGGTCTGTCAACATGCCAAGGAACATTCAAGGCCTACATGGTTCCTGCCTTGTCATACCATGTTCATTCTCTTACTCTTACTCTCCACCTACAAACCCTGATCGAATAGTGTGGTATCAATATGTTAGTCGAGGCTACCCTTTAGTTTATGACGGTTTGTTCCCTGAAAAGGTAATTGGAAAATTCAGAGGAAAAACCAGTTTATATTTGAGTAAAGAACCAAATAAATGCAGCCTGCTGATTAAGGACCTTGATCAGTCccatcatgaagaaaaaatatacaCCTGGATAGACCCAGAACATGTTGGATCGAGTACTTACCATTTCTATGATGTTACAAgtacaattttaattaaaa CATCAGCTGAAAGGCCCAGTATTCACAGTTTTGGAGGTAGTCAAATTGGAGAAACTATCACAGTTCAGTGCAGCACCTCCCACACCTGCCCTGCCAACAAACCTACTCTGACTTTGAGTGGGATAGAAAATAAAGAAGGAACCAGTGACAAATTTGAAGACGATGACATTGGTGATGGCAAGTGGAAAATCACACTCATACGGAAAGGCATTCTGAAGTCTGACAATCAGAGATTTGATTGTATTGTTAATCATCCTGGTGGTCTCTCAGCTTCAGCTACCAAAGAACATACTGGAAAGT GGTACGAGGAGCTGAGAATGGAGACCATAGGACTCTATGTCCTCACACCTCTGTTTATATGTCTGCTTCTTTGTGCCGTAGCTGGAGTTGTAATTTACAGGAAAAGG AAGGAATCCAGACCTGTCAGTGGAGTATAA